The region CTTTTCTACCCGAGACGTCTAATTCAGTCAGCTCTGCGTGCTGCTACGTGGCCGGCTTGACAATCGGATGATTAGCTAAGCTAGCattcttctttgtttcctttgctCAGTAGCTAGTGAGAATTTTTCCTATACTGCTAGCGTTTCAAGACCAGTAGATGTGACTTTATTTAATGTgaagaataaaaagtttataaactaGTTGTCAGTTTTAATTAACTATTTTATCGAATTGAAATGCATTAAATGTCGCCTCATGGCATGGAGCGCTCCAAGCGGAACCGGTGTTCTGACGTCAGGGAAGTAGTAGTCGCTGATTGGTCAATTTTCGTTCATTCGTTTTAAGTTGAGGGCGGACCTTTGTTGTGATTGGTTGATGTGTTTAAGTGGGCATGGCTTAGTGCTCTATTCATTCAATGGCTTTTCCGGTGGCAAGTTAATGCCACTTATGAAATGGAGCTTTGCAAACTCGAGACAAACCACGtaagtttgatttaaatagtttaattctcGACAGTATTAAGCCCAGTAAGAGTGTAGTAAACGTTCTGATTCCATGTTGGTCAAGTGATACACGTTTATTATGACTTTATGCACCATTTTTACTAACAAGTCGGTCTAAATGtgatgacttttttctttttatagaatCTTCACTCAAGGAAATCACATTCCAGTTGCTCAACAGGCCCTGGCCTTGAGTCCTATTTAAAGGGGTTTCATTTCACTGGTGAGCCCCCTTGGCTTCACTGCACCTGAGTCACAGCATCTCCAAATTCTCTCTCTTTCATATCCAAGTAAGTATCTTGTTTCACTCAAATGCTTTAGCTATTACTCATCATGTTATCATGAGTGGAATGTAATGGTTAAGTAATCAATGACGCAAAAGATGCTGTTTAAGCTGCACGTCAtccgctttttttttcttccagtttgcCTAAAAAGAATTATTAGGATGACCACTGCCGCAGCCATAGATCTTGACTTCTCTTTCCTTGAGGAGGGTTTCTCTGCTCGGGATATCGTTGAGCAAAAAATCAATGAGTTGTCCTCAACGGTAAGCATCCTGTGCTGGCATTGTTTATGTAAGACACAGAGGGCCCCATTTGTTTTGTGATCAACAAGATGCAAACTGAAGTCATATTTATTGCATTACATTTGGGATTCATCGGATCATGTGTAAAgtaagaacaaaatgtttacaaaactgGATTTTACTAAGTATAAGTTGTGTTTTTCCATCTATTACAGGATGACCGAgatgctttttatgtttgtgaccTGGGAGACGTCTTAAAGAAGCACCTTCGCTGGGTGAGGGCACTGCCTCGCATTACTCCATTCTACGCTGTCAAGTGCAACGACAGCCAGGCTGTAGTTATGACTCTGGCATCCCTGGGAACTGGCTTCGACTGTGCAAGCAAGGTGTCTTTTGGAAGATTTTCATTGATACTCTTAGTGTGAAAGCTTTCTTGAATAATAGATGAAACTGCTTTGGTGCATTTTTTTGCTTACTGTCATTGTTGCCCTCCAGATGGAGATTCAGCTGGTTCAGTCTTTGGGAGTTGATCCAAGCAGAATTATTTATGCCAACCCCTGCAAGCAAGTTTCTCAGATAAAATATGCCTCGTCACATGGGGTCCAGATGATGACCTTTGATAGTGAAGTAGAACTCACGAAAGTGGCTCGTTACCATGACAATGCCAAGTAAGACTTTTTAGCCTTGTTAGGTGAAATTTGTAGCTCTAACTTTTCCAGTTGGGTCCTTTTTGTTAACGTCATTTCTATTCTGTGCCCAGGCTAGTGTTGCGTATTGCAGCTGACGACTCAAAGGCAGTTTGTCGTCTGAGTGTGAAGTACGGGGCCCCTCTTAAAGCTTGTCGGGGTCTCCTGGAGCAGGCCAAGAAACTGGGGCTGGATGTGATCGGCGTCAGCTTCCATGTCGGCAGTGGCTGCACTGACGCACAGACCTACAGCAAAGCTATCGCAGATGCCCGCTGCGTTTTTGATATGGGGGTGAGTTGTGGTCAACATCTACATGCAGTTGTAATTCATAGTTTGCACTCAGcaaagaaaactgacattttaagtTGTGATCTGCAGGATGAACTGGGCTTCAACATGGATCTCCTGGACATCGGAGGTGGTTTCCCTGGCTCCGATGATACTGAACTTAAGTTTGAAGAGGTAGACGACaattctttttgcattttcctCCATGTAGCTAGAGAAtcacacatttttacacatttaaagtattttcatCAGATTCCCGTGTGGACTTGGTCATGACTGACGTTTTCCATTGTAGATCACCGCAGTAATCAACCCAGCCCTCGACAAGTATTTTCCTGTCGACTCTGGTGTGAAGATCATTGCTGAGCCGGGACGTTTCTATGTGGCATCT is a window of Kryptolebias marmoratus isolate JLee-2015 linkage group LG10, ASM164957v2, whole genome shotgun sequence DNA encoding:
- the odc1 gene encoding ornithine decarboxylase — translated: MTTAAAIDLDFSFLEEGFSARDIVEQKINELSSTDDRDAFYVCDLGDVLKKHLRWVRALPRITPFYAVKCNDSQAVVMTLASLGTGFDCASKMEIQLVQSLGVDPSRIIYANPCKQVSQIKYASSHGVQMMTFDSEVELTKVARYHDNAKLVLRIAADDSKAVCRLSVKYGAPLKACRGLLEQAKKLGLDVIGVSFHVGSGCTDAQTYSKAIADARCVFDMGDELGFNMDLLDIGGGFPGSDDTELKFEEITAVINPALDKYFPVDSGVKIIAEPGRFYVASAYTLVVNIISKKVITDDESASDEEGEVTSDRTLMYYVNDGVYGSFNCILYDHAHCLPMLHKKPKPDEVMYPCSIWGPTCDGLDRIVEQCYLPDMQVGDWLVFENMGAYTVAASSTFNGFERPDIYYVMSRPAWQQVQQICSQGLQASAEESSLFDVPACCGRESNMDMPTKPCRTHVV